DNA from Demetria terragena DSM 11295:
TCGAGGGTGGTGTAGCCGGCCTGCATGAGACCGTCGTCGACCTCGGCCCTGTCGCGGAACCGCAGCGTGGAGTCCGAGGACATCGTGGTGTGGTCGGGGAACGTGTACGTGTGCCGGAAGGAGACCAACGGCAGGTCGACGCGGGTCACCACTCGTCGGTGCTCGACGCGCCCCACCGCGGGCACATGCCTGATGACCTCGGCCGGATCGCGTCGCCAGCCCTCCCAGGCACGGGACTCGGGTCGTCGCGTCTCGAAGACGAGGTAGCCACCCGGGCGCAGCGCGCCTCGGATACCGGCGAGAGCGGCCGACCATGCCGCGTCGGTAAGGAAGACCTGCGCGACATTGCCGGTCATCACGGCAAGGTCGACCTGCATGTCGGGCAAGCAGGTCGCATCGCCGTGCAGCCACTCGACTTGGTCAGCTCCCGGCTTGCCGCGCGCCACATCCAACGAGGCGGACGCGGGATCGACGCCGGTAACGCTAAC
Protein-coding regions in this window:
- a CDS encoding class I SAM-dependent methyltransferase — its product is MIDAIFSDPRLAALYDVFDGPRDDLDHYLDIVTEFDATRVLDIGCGTGSLALLAAARGVSVTGVDPASASLDVARGKPGADQVEWLHGDATCLPDMQVDLAVMTGNVAQVFLTDAAWSAALAGIRGALRPGGYLVFETRRPESRAWEGWRRDPAEVIRHVPAVGRVEHRRVVTRVDLPLVSFRHTYTFPDHTTMSSDSTLRFRDRAEVDDGLMQAGYTTLEVRQAPDRPGAEFVFIAERGH